A single window of Methanoregula sp. DNA harbors:
- a CDS encoding NTP transferase domain-containing protein, which translates to MLALIMAGGKGSRLNLGEKPLVTVAGRPMIAYVIRAFEMYGCNIVAVVSEKTPMTQNWCRVSGIDLFCAKGNGYVKDMVDAVSALGEKQPVFISVSDIPCLHAGILEKIHAAYEKSGKESCSSWVPVSLVRNHRDVLYKEKINGIEACPCGVNILRGDLIAQPQDEFSLLLDEPRLAYNVNTRTDLAFADMYLKDPSHAIGFPRT; encoded by the coding sequence ATGCTTGCACTGATAATGGCAGGAGGTAAAGGCAGCCGTTTGAACCTTGGTGAAAAACCTCTTGTGACAGTCGCAGGGCGACCTATGATTGCGTATGTTATCCGGGCATTTGAGATGTATGGCTGTAATATCGTTGCAGTTGTTTCGGAGAAAACCCCTATGACGCAGAACTGGTGCAGGGTCTCAGGCATTGATCTTTTTTGTGCGAAGGGAAACGGATATGTAAAAGATATGGTAGATGCTGTATCTGCCCTAGGAGAGAAGCAACCGGTTTTTATATCAGTATCTGATATCCCCTGCCTGCATGCCGGCATTCTTGAGAAAATCCATGCAGCTTATGAAAAGTCCGGGAAAGAGTCCTGTTCAAGCTGGGTGCCGGTATCCCTCGTCAGGAACCACCGTGATGTGCTGTATAAAGAGAAGATCAATGGTATTGAAGCATGCCCCTGCGGTGTCAATATCCTCCGCGGCGATCTGATTGCACAACCTCAGGACGAATTTTCATTATTGCTCGATGAACCACGGCTCGCGTATAATGTGAATACACGGACAGATCTCGCGTTTGCAGACATGTATTTGAAAGATCCCTCGCATGCGATCGGGTTTCCCCGTACCTGA
- a CDS encoding TIGR00300 family protein yields MVVSQEIELSGHIIDSGIMTQVFDRVMDMGGNFEILVFDVGKEKTDPSYARLKIAAANREKLRFILSELHRFGARPLEVKDVHVVLAERDRVGPKGFYLTTNHPTEIKFNGEWIPVEFIEMDCLIVMDKQAKRSLCTPLAKIKKGDLVVVGEQGVKVQYPERPREQSNFEFMHGTVSSERPSVTLIAKIAKEIIDVHKKGGRIVLVGGPAIIHTGAAKAVAEMVRKGYINILFAGNALATHDIEYNLFGTSLGMDISTGKPVMDGHKHHIYAINEIMRAGSIRNAVEKGVISGGIMYECVKNNVPFVLAGSIRDDGPLPDVITDAMAAQEAMRRQLDGCSMVLMVATLLHSVAVGNCLPSSVKTICVDINPASLTKLMDRGTMQAIGIVSDAGTFFPLLAKQIEMQEGAKK; encoded by the coding sequence ATGGTAGTTTCGCAGGAGATCGAGCTCTCTGGTCATATCATCGATTCGGGTATCATGACCCAGGTCTTTGACCGGGTTATGGATATGGGCGGAAACTTCGAAATCCTCGTTTTTGATGTTGGAAAAGAGAAGACCGACCCGAGTTACGCACGCCTTAAGATCGCTGCGGCTAACCGCGAAAAACTAAGGTTCATCCTCTCGGAACTCCACCGGTTTGGTGCTCGTCCCCTTGAAGTGAAGGATGTGCATGTGGTTTTAGCTGAGCGCGACCGTGTAGGTCCAAAAGGGTTCTACCTGACAACAAACCATCCGACGGAGATAAAATTTAACGGGGAATGGATCCCTGTTGAATTCATAGAGATGGACTGCCTGATTGTTATGGATAAACAGGCAAAAAGATCCCTGTGTACCCCGCTGGCAAAGATCAAAAAAGGTGATCTTGTTGTTGTGGGAGAACAGGGTGTCAAGGTCCAGTATCCCGAGCGCCCCCGTGAGCAGAGCAACTTTGAATTTATGCATGGTACAGTCTCATCAGAGCGCCCCAGTGTCACCCTGATCGCAAAAATTGCCAAAGAGATTATTGATGTTCATAAGAAAGGCGGCAGGATCGTGCTTGTCGGCGGACCCGCGATCATCCATACAGGTGCAGCAAAGGCAGTTGCCGAGATGGTACGAAAAGGGTATATCAATATCCTTTTTGCCGGTAATGCACTCGCAACCCACGATATCGAGTACAACCTTTTCGGGACATCGCTGGGTATGGATATTTCGACCGGAAAACCCGTGATGGACGGACATAAGCACCACATCTATGCTATTAATGAGATCATGCGGGCGGGATCTATCAGGAATGCGGTGGAGAAAGGAGTGATATCCGGGGGGATCATGTATGAATGCGTGAAAAACAATGTTCCTTTTGTACTTGCCGGCTCAATCAGAGATGACGGACCCCTTCCCGATGTGATCACTGATGCGATGGCTGCTCAGGAAGCGATGCGCCGCCAGCTGGACGGGTGCAGCATGGTGCTGATGGTAGCGACGCTTCTGCATTCAGTAGCAGTCGGGAACTGCCTTCCCTCCAGTGTCAAGACGATATGCGTGGACATTAACCCTGCCTCGCTAACCAAGCTGATGGACCGCGGGACAATGCAGGCAATCGGCATCGTCAGTGATGCCGGGACATTCTTCCCCTTACTTGCAAAACAGATCGAGATGCAGGAAGGCGCAAAAAAATAA